From the Candidatus Melainabacteria bacterium genome, one window contains:
- a CDS encoding S-layer homology domain-containing protein: MTFKLTVLPIILTGLIFTFFTSSKSAYGQAAKQRDATVVAINELPDVESDVWAFNAVKELVEKYDVLEGYPDNTYKGKKPTTRFELAAAVYDLATYFSDEIGQDRDDLAKLAKLLDEFSNELKTIQTRVDELQGKITAIDTRTTALEEQVAKQKTQLEEHDKRLAYAERKKGFLFERVIKGLFIDFRDLSRGLTAAIGAPFSKDIK, translated from the coding sequence ATGACATTTAAGCTTACAGTTTTGCCAATCATATTAACTGGATTAATTTTTACTTTTTTTACTTCTAGTAAAAGTGCTTATGGTCAAGCAGCAAAGCAACGTGATGCAACAGTAGTAGCAATAAATGAATTACCAGATGTAGAAAGTGATGTATGGGCTTTTAATGCTGTTAAAGAGTTAGTTGAAAAATATGATGTATTAGAAGGATATCCAGACAATACTTACAAAGGTAAAAAACCAACTACTCGGTTTGAACTTGCTGCTGCAGTTTATGACTTAGCTACTTATTTTAGTGATGAGATTGGTCAAGATAGAGATGATCTTGCAAAATTAGCAAAACTTTTAGATGAATTTTCAAATGAATTAAAAACAATTCAAACACGTGTTGATGAGCTGCAAGGTAAAATTACAGCAATTGATACAAGAACTACTGCCCTAGAAGAACAAGTAGCAAAACAAAAAACTCAATTAGAAGAACATGACAAGAGACTAGCTTATGCAGAAAGAAAAAAAGGATTTTTATTTGAAAGAGTTATAAAAGGTTTATTTATTGATTTTAGAGATCTGTCGAGAGGATTAACAGCAGCAATTGGAGCACCTTTTAGCAAAGATATAAAGTAA